The genomic DNA AACCGCCTCACGGGTTCCCCTGAGATGCAGGCTTTGTTCTATGGCGCGTTGACCCATCTGCTGGGCACACTTTCCCATACATCCATTCGCCTGTCTCTGGTGGTTGGAATGCCCCTGGAGCCGCTTACAGGGGAAGGGGCCAGGGAAAACGTTCTCAGCGTGCGTCGCTGGATGAGCGGAGAACACCGGTGGGTGGCCGATGGTACATCTTGGGCAGTAACCGTTACGGAAGTCAAGGTCACATCGCAAGCCACCGGTGCGCTGTTCGACCACGTATTGAACGGGCAGGGACAATTCCACCCTGGAGGACGGGCAGCGCTCAAAAAGGAAATCGGCATCATTTCTGTAGGTTTCAATACCATCGAATTGCTGGTCGTGCGCGACAAAAAACCCGTGCAGCGCTTCACGGCAGGGGCAACATCTGGTGTGCGCCGTCTGTTGGAACTTATCAACACCCGGCGCATGTACTCCCTGGGAGAACTGGATACCCTGCTAAGAGCAGGCAAACTGGACGTTCGCGAAGCATTACCTGTCTGGGAACGTGAAGTCACCGGCGTCGTGGAGCGTTACTGGGGGCAGTCCTGGAAGCGCTTCAGTCCCATCTTGCTGGTAGGTGGCGGGGCATTGTTGCTTCGCGACTATCTGACGCAATACTTCAACGGGAAGGTGGTGCTGCC from Gammaproteobacteria bacterium includes the following:
- a CDS encoding ParM/StbA family protein, translating into MRFHIQPTINPIHEEPRMTDTDIILLGEDLGMGANKLYGALGGLQLPSQVAANGTQRVTRMIGLRSQKPPLHLITEQGQFYVGAGAHDWGRPVENLDYNRLTGSPEMQALFYGALTHLLGTLSHTSIRLSLVVGMPLEPLTGEGARENVLSVRRWMSGEHRWVADGTSWAVTVTEVKVTSQATGALFDHVLNGQGQFHPGGRAALKKEIGIISVGFNTIELLVVRDKKPVQRFTAGATSGVRRLLELINTRRMYSLGELDTLLRAGKLDVREALPVWEREVTGVVERYWGQSWKRFSPILLVGGGALLLRDYLTQYFNGKVVLPDQPVLSVARGLYKLGLYQRRRTHR